From the genome of Motilibacter aurantiacus, one region includes:
- a CDS encoding elongation factor G-like protein EF-G2, with protein MGSAASQSGAAGGGAAPVAERPEQVRNVVLVGHSGAGKTTLVEAVLVAAGTIPRPGRVEDGSTVTDFDEAEARQQRTVSLALAPLLHDGIKVNLLDAPGYADFVGDLRAGLRAADAALFVVSAVDGVDAATSLLWEECAAVGMPRAVVVTKLDKERADFDESVAVCQRVFGDGVLPAYVPLLADDGSVAGLYALLSQRIADYSSGSREEHPAEPEHIEGTADARAALLEGIIAESEDETLMDRYLGGEELDVKTLVEDLEKAVARGSFYPVLPVSALDGVGMVELLELMTQAFPSPLEHPLPAVTTPGGDPQPPLTCSPDGPLVAEVVKTTTDPYVGRLSLVRVFSGTLRPDLPVHVSGHAASFFGETAGHPDHDVDERIGALSSPLGKAQRPVQACIAGDICAVAKLTRAETGDTLSAKEQPLLVEPWTMPEPLLPVAIRARSRSDEDKLGVALGRLVAEDPTLRLVQDAETGQLVLWCMGEAHVDVVLSRLQGRYGVGVETEPLRVSLRETFAGPAKGHGRHVKQSGGHGQFAICDVEVEPLPTGAGFEFVDKVVGGAVPRQFIASVEKGVRAQMAKGVAAGYPVVDIRVTLVDGKAHSVDSSDMAFQMAGGLALRDAASGAAVSLLEPVDELLVMVSDEYVGAVMSDLSGRRGKVLGTEPAPGGRTLVRAEVPEPEITRYAIELRSLSHGSGTFTRSYARHEPMPSHLAAKVLGS; from the coding sequence GTGGGATCTGCAGCGAGCCAGTCAGGAGCCGCCGGCGGCGGTGCGGCGCCGGTCGCCGAGCGCCCCGAGCAGGTGCGCAACGTCGTCCTCGTCGGGCACTCGGGCGCGGGCAAGACCACGCTGGTCGAGGCCGTCCTCGTCGCGGCCGGGACGATCCCGCGCCCCGGCCGGGTCGAGGACGGCAGCACCGTGACCGACTTCGACGAGGCCGAGGCCCGCCAGCAGCGCACGGTCTCGCTCGCGCTCGCCCCGCTCCTGCACGACGGCATCAAGGTCAACCTGCTCGACGCCCCCGGCTACGCCGACTTCGTGGGGGACCTGCGCGCCGGGCTGCGCGCCGCCGACGCCGCCCTCTTCGTGGTCTCGGCCGTGGACGGCGTCGACGCGGCGACGTCCCTGCTGTGGGAGGAGTGCGCGGCGGTCGGCATGCCCCGCGCGGTGGTCGTCACCAAGCTGGACAAGGAGCGCGCGGACTTCGACGAGTCCGTCGCCGTCTGCCAGCGCGTGTTCGGCGACGGCGTGCTCCCGGCGTACGTCCCCCTGCTCGCCGACGACGGCAGCGTGGCCGGGCTGTACGCCCTGCTCTCCCAGCGGATCGCGGACTACTCCTCGGGCAGCCGGGAGGAGCACCCGGCCGAGCCCGAGCACATCGAGGGCACCGCCGACGCGCGCGCCGCGCTGCTCGAGGGCATCATCGCCGAGTCCGAGGACGAGACGCTGATGGACCGTTACCTCGGCGGCGAGGAGCTCGACGTCAAGACGCTCGTCGAGGACCTGGAGAAGGCGGTCGCCCGCGGCAGCTTCTACCCGGTGCTGCCCGTGTCGGCGCTCGACGGGGTGGGCATGGTCGAGCTGCTGGAGCTGATGACCCAGGCGTTCCCCTCCCCGCTCGAGCACCCGCTGCCGGCCGTCACCACCCCGGGTGGCGACCCGCAGCCTCCCCTCACCTGCTCCCCCGACGGCCCGCTGGTCGCCGAGGTGGTCAAGACCACGACCGACCCGTACGTCGGGCGGCTGAGCCTCGTCCGCGTCTTCTCCGGCACGCTGCGCCCCGACCTCCCGGTCCACGTCTCGGGGCACGCCGCGTCGTTCTTCGGCGAGACCGCCGGCCACCCCGACCACGACGTGGACGAGCGCATCGGCGCGCTGTCCTCGCCGCTGGGCAAGGCCCAGCGCCCGGTCCAGGCCTGCATCGCCGGTGACATCTGCGCCGTGGCCAAGCTCACCCGGGCCGAGACCGGCGACACGCTGTCGGCCAAGGAGCAGCCGCTGCTCGTGGAGCCGTGGACGATGCCCGAGCCGCTGCTCCCGGTGGCGATCCGGGCGCGGTCCCGCAGCGACGAGGACAAGCTCGGCGTCGCGCTCGGCCGCCTCGTCGCCGAGGACCCGACGCTGCGGCTCGTCCAGGACGCCGAGACCGGCCAGCTCGTCCTCTGGTGCATGGGCGAGGCGCACGTCGACGTGGTGCTCTCGCGGCTGCAGGGGCGCTACGGCGTCGGGGTGGAGACCGAGCCGCTGCGGGTGTCCCTGCGCGAGACGTTCGCCGGGCCGGCCAAGGGCCACGGCCGGCACGTGAAGCAGTCCGGCGGGCACGGCCAGTTCGCCATCTGCGACGTCGAGGTCGAGCCGCTTCCGACCGGCGCGGGGTTCGAGTTCGTCGACAAGGTCGTGGGCGGTGCCGTCCCGCGCCAGTTCATCGCCTCCGTGGAGAAGGGCGTGCGCGCCCAGATGGCCAAGGGCGTCGCCGCGGGCTACCCCGTCGTGGACATCCGCGTCACCCTCGTCGACGGCAAGGCGCACTCGGTCGACTCCTCGGACATGGCGTTCCAGATGGCCGGGGGGCTCGCGCTGCGGGACGCCGCCTCCGGCGCCGCGGTGTCGCTGCTCGAGCCCGTCGACGAGCTGCTCGTCATGGTGTCCGACGAGTACGTGGGCGCGGTCATGAGCGACCTGTCGGGCCGGCGCGGCAAGGTCCTGGGGACCGAGCCGGCGCCCGGCGGGCGGACGCTCGTGCGTGCCGAGGTCCCCGAGCCGGAGATCACCCGGTACGCGATCGAGCTGCGCTCGCTGTCGCACGGCAGCGGGACGTTCACCCGCTCGTACGCCCGGCACGAGCCGATGCCGAGCCATCTCGCGGCGAAGGTGCTGGGCTCGTGA
- a CDS encoding M20/M25/M40 family metallo-hydrolase, translated as MEELTAAGWAARRQRFGVRGARDWALDGGRPEQVDELPGVNVVAVKEGALPDALVVVAHADTVPGSGGADDNGSGLAALVELARLLGPERLQLSVVLAAVDHEELGFHGARALVARLRRERPVRAAYVLEMLGYVSPAPGSQRLPAGVGALYRGQVAKLRARGMPGDFLALVHQQRSREAARCLASCLAELAGPHAPVLLRAPTDLPVVGAAARRVPMARDFARSDHVAFWEAGLPAVQVTDTANFRNPHYHRASDLPGTLGYAFLADVTAATALALLILSGL; from the coding sequence ATGGAGGAGCTGACCGCCGCAGGGTGGGCGGCGCGGCGGCAGCGCTTCGGCGTGCGCGGGGCCCGGGACTGGGCGCTCGACGGCGGCCGGCCCGAGCAGGTCGACGAGCTGCCCGGCGTCAACGTGGTGGCGGTGAAGGAGGGCGCGCTGCCGGACGCGCTCGTCGTCGTCGCGCACGCCGACACGGTCCCCGGCAGCGGGGGAGCGGACGACAACGGCAGCGGGCTGGCGGCCCTGGTCGAGCTGGCCCGGCTGCTGGGGCCCGAGCGGCTGCAGCTCTCCGTCGTGCTGGCCGCCGTCGACCACGAGGAGCTCGGCTTCCACGGCGCCCGCGCGCTCGTCGCCCGGCTGCGCCGGGAGCGCCCGGTCCGAGCGGCGTACGTCCTCGAGATGCTCGGTTACGTGTCGCCGGCGCCCGGCTCGCAGCGCCTGCCGGCCGGCGTGGGCGCGCTCTACCGCGGCCAGGTGGCCAAGCTGCGCGCGCGCGGCATGCCGGGCGACTTCCTCGCCCTCGTCCATCAGCAGCGCAGCCGCGAGGCGGCGCGGTGCCTGGCGTCCTGCCTCGCCGAGCTCGCGGGCCCGCACGCCCCCGTGCTGCTGCGGGCGCCGACCGACCTGCCCGTCGTCGGCGCCGCGGCCCGGCGGGTGCCGATGGCCCGCGACTTCGCCCGCAGCGACCACGTGGCGTTCTGGGAGGCGGGGCTCCCGGCGGTGCAGGTCACCGACACCGCGAACTTCCGCAACCCGCACTACCACCGCGCCTCCGACCTGCCGGGGACCCTGGGCTACGCCTTCCTGGCGGACGTCACCGCGGCGACGGCGCTGGCGCTGCTGATCCTCTCCGGGCTCTGA
- a CDS encoding phosphatidylinositol mannoside acyltransferase — protein MGQRRVGRRRVRERLGQRAALAGYSAGWSLVRRLPEPAAYALFARLADVAARRRGRGVRRLEANLRRAVPDAGPAELDVLVREGMRSYLRYWCDTFRMSDWPRERVVGTTRVVNGHHVAEALAAGRGFVGALPHMGNWDHAGAWAAAVHAPVLSVAERLRPEELYDRFVAHRGRLGISVLPLTGGTSLLPQLRDWLRENRIVCLLTDRDLTASGVEVDLLGERARLAPGPAVLALQTGAPLHPVTVAYDERGIVLTFHPQVRPPSSGTTRERVAVMCQQVADAFGGAIAAAPQDWHMLQRVFVADLDPGRVPSPSAPATGA, from the coding sequence GTGGGGCAGCGACGCGTGGGGCGGCGGCGCGTGCGGGAGCGGCTGGGCCAGCGTGCCGCCCTGGCGGGCTACTCCGCGGGCTGGTCGCTCGTCCGGCGGCTGCCCGAGCCGGCGGCGTACGCCCTGTTCGCCCGGCTCGCCGACGTCGCGGCCCGTCGCCGCGGCCGCGGGGTGCGCCGGCTCGAGGCCAACCTGCGCCGGGCCGTGCCGGACGCCGGCCCCGCCGAGCTCGACGTGCTGGTCCGCGAGGGCATGCGCTCCTACCTGCGCTACTGGTGCGACACGTTCCGCATGTCCGACTGGCCCCGCGAGCGGGTGGTCGGCACCACGAGGGTGGTGAACGGGCACCACGTGGCCGAGGCGCTGGCCGCGGGCAGGGGCTTCGTGGGCGCGCTGCCGCACATGGGCAACTGGGACCACGCGGGCGCGTGGGCCGCGGCCGTCCACGCGCCCGTGCTCAGCGTCGCGGAGCGGCTGCGCCCGGAGGAGCTGTACGACCGGTTCGTCGCGCACCGTGGGCGGCTCGGGATCTCGGTGCTGCCGCTCACCGGCGGCACGTCCCTGCTCCCGCAGCTGCGCGACTGGCTGCGGGAGAACCGCATCGTCTGCCTGCTCACCGACCGCGACCTCACCGCCAGCGGTGTGGAGGTCGACCTGCTCGGCGAGCGTGCCCGGCTCGCCCCGGGGCCGGCGGTCCTCGCGCTGCAGACCGGGGCGCCGCTGCACCCCGTCACCGTCGCCTACGACGAGCGCGGCATCGTCCTGACGTTCCACCCGCAGGTCCGCCCTCCGTCGTCGGGCACCACGCGCGAGCGGGTGGCCGTCATGTGCCAGCAGGTGGCGGACGCGTTCGGCGGCGCGATCGCAGCGGCACCCCAGGACTGGCACATGCTGCAGCGGGTGTTCGTCGCCGACCTCGACCCCGGCCGGGTGCCGTCGCCCTCCGCTCCCGCGACGGGGGCCTGA
- the pgsA gene encoding phosphatidylinositol phosphate synthase: MLNRYARAFFSRVMTPIARGLLRAGVSPDVITLLGTLGVCVGALVFFPRGEFFWGSFFITWFVFSDMIDGTMARLSNRSSAWGAWLDSSTDRVGDAAIFVGILLWWFGDGDDPLLAGLALYGLVAGSLVSYVKARAEGLGMRADVGVMERSDRLVTILVATGLDGLGVPYIHTVALWLVAVGATVTVVQRALLVRRQAMARTDAATAAADTSSRPGA; this comes from the coding sequence ATGCTCAATCGGTACGCGCGCGCCTTCTTCTCGCGTGTCATGACCCCGATCGCGCGCGGCCTGCTGCGGGCCGGCGTGAGCCCTGACGTCATCACGCTGCTCGGCACGCTCGGCGTGTGCGTGGGCGCCCTCGTGTTCTTCCCGCGGGGCGAGTTCTTCTGGGGCAGTTTCTTCATCACGTGGTTCGTGTTCAGCGACATGATCGACGGCACGATGGCGCGGCTGTCCAACCGGTCCTCGGCCTGGGGCGCCTGGCTCGACTCCTCGACCGACCGCGTGGGGGACGCCGCGATCTTCGTCGGGATCCTGCTCTGGTGGTTCGGGGACGGCGACGACCCGCTGCTGGCCGGCCTCGCGCTCTACGGCCTGGTGGCCGGCTCGCTGGTGTCCTACGTCAAGGCCCGGGCCGAGGGGCTGGGGATGCGAGCGGACGTCGGCGTCATGGAGCGCTCGGACCGGCTGGTGACGATCCTGGTGGCCACCGGCCTCGACGGCCTCGGCGTGCCGTACATCCACACCGTTGCGCTGTGGCTCGTCGCGGTGGGCGCGACCGTGACGGTCGTGCAGCGGGCCCTGCTCGTGCGCCGGCAGGCGATGGCGCGCACCGACGCCGCGACGGCCGCTGCCGACACGTCATCGCGCCCGGGCGCCTGA
- a CDS encoding glycosyltransferase family 4 protein, with protein MRVGLVCPYAWDVPGGVQFHVRDLAEQLIALGHEVSVLAPADEDMPLPPYVVPAGRAVPVPYNGSVARLSFGPLSAARVRRWLAVGEFDLVHIHEPASPSLSLLACWAASGPMVGTFHTASLRSRAYTAFYPVLYPALEKLSARIAVSEQARRTVVEHIGGDAVVIPNGVYVDRFASATPRPEWRGSGGTLAFLGRLDEPRKGLATLLAAFPRILARHPDVRLLVAGRGDVEEARAALPAAARPCVEFLGQVSDEDKARMLATADLYVAPNTGGESFGIVLAEAMAAGAVVVASDLDAFRTVLDGGAAGELVPVGDAAALADAVVGLLSGPARADRLRATASTVVRRFDWPVVAAQVLAVYETVTAGAGSVAPLPPGRTGRLGLWGRE; from the coding sequence GTGCGGGTCGGGCTGGTCTGCCCGTACGCCTGGGACGTGCCCGGCGGTGTGCAGTTCCACGTCCGCGACCTCGCCGAGCAGCTGATCGCGCTCGGCCACGAGGTGTCCGTGCTCGCGCCGGCGGACGAGGACATGCCGCTGCCGCCGTACGTCGTCCCCGCCGGCCGCGCCGTGCCGGTGCCCTACAACGGGTCGGTCGCCCGGCTGAGCTTCGGGCCGCTCTCCGCGGCGCGGGTGCGCCGGTGGCTGGCGGTCGGGGAGTTCGACCTCGTCCACATCCACGAGCCGGCCTCGCCGAGCCTGTCGCTGCTGGCCTGCTGGGCGGCCTCCGGGCCGATGGTGGGGACCTTCCACACCGCGTCGCTGCGCTCGCGCGCCTACACCGCGTTCTACCCGGTCCTCTACCCTGCGCTGGAGAAGCTCTCGGCCCGCATCGCGGTCAGCGAGCAGGCGCGCCGCACCGTCGTCGAGCACATCGGCGGGGACGCGGTCGTGATCCCGAACGGCGTCTACGTCGACCGCTTCGCCTCCGCCACGCCAAGGCCCGAGTGGCGTGGCTCCGGGGGCACGCTCGCCTTCCTCGGGCGGCTGGACGAGCCGCGCAAGGGCCTGGCGACCCTGCTCGCGGCGTTCCCGCGCATCCTGGCGCGCCACCCCGACGTGCGCCTGCTCGTCGCCGGGCGGGGGGACGTCGAGGAGGCGCGGGCGGCGCTGCCCGCGGCCGCGCGCCCCTGCGTGGAGTTCCTCGGGCAGGTCAGCGACGAGGACAAGGCGCGGATGCTCGCGACCGCCGACCTCTACGTCGCGCCCAACACCGGGGGCGAGAGCTTCGGCATCGTGCTCGCGGAGGCCATGGCCGCCGGCGCCGTTGTCGTGGCCAGCGACCTCGACGCCTTCCGCACCGTGCTCGACGGCGGTGCCGCCGGCGAGCTCGTGCCGGTCGGCGACGCCGCCGCGCTCGCCGACGCGGTCGTGGGGCTGCTGTCGGGCCCGGCCCGGGCGGACCGGCTCCGGGCGACGGCCTCGACGGTCGTGCGCCGCTTCGACTGGCCGGTGGTCGCCGCCCAGGTTCTCGCCGTCTACGAGACCGTGACCGCCGGCGCGGGCAGCGTGGCGCCGCTCCCGCCCGGGCGTACGGGCCGGCTCGGGCTGTGGGGCCGGGAGTGA
- a CDS encoding DUF3048 domain-containing protein, translated as MTTATLLRRGLLATTVAAALAACSGLPLEIGGASAPEKASAAAAKRVSALSGRAAADGPTLVVKIDNTAAARPQAGLEDADVVYVEPVEGGLTRLAAVFSTRLPESVGPVRSARISDVELFAQYGKPAFAYSGAQSKFLPTLRSASLALVSADDDPSLYHRRSSRPAPYNLFADAEKLLAAAEGATTVQDIGFRFGKAPAGGTKAASVTASWRAASSGFTWSATAKRWLASTDGTPAVSTSGKRLAATTVLVQYVDETDSVYKDKNGSVTPYAHTVGTGEGLLLRNGKAWKAQWSRSGATTGTRWTVGGQTARLAAGQVWVLLVDKDRPVRLR; from the coding sequence ATGACTACTGCCACGCTCCTGCGCCGCGGCCTGCTCGCCACCACGGTGGCCGCCGCCCTCGCCGCCTGCTCGGGGCTGCCGCTCGAGATCGGCGGGGCGTCCGCCCCGGAGAAGGCGTCGGCCGCCGCGGCCAAGCGCGTGTCCGCGCTGTCCGGCCGGGCCGCGGCGGACGGCCCGACGCTCGTGGTGAAGATCGACAACACGGCGGCCGCCCGCCCGCAGGCCGGGCTCGAGGACGCGGACGTCGTCTACGTCGAGCCGGTCGAGGGGGGCCTCACGCGACTCGCGGCGGTGTTCTCCACCCGGCTGCCCGAGTCCGTCGGCCCGGTCCGCAGTGCCCGCATCAGCGACGTCGAGCTCTTCGCGCAGTACGGCAAGCCAGCGTTCGCGTACTCCGGGGCGCAGTCGAAGTTCCTCCCTACGCTGCGCAGCGCCTCCCTCGCGCTCGTGTCCGCCGACGACGACCCGTCCCTGTACCACCGGCGCAGCAGCCGCCCGGCGCCGTACAACCTCTTCGCTGACGCGGAGAAGCTGCTCGCCGCCGCCGAGGGCGCCACGACCGTGCAGGACATCGGGTTCCGCTTCGGCAAGGCCCCCGCGGGCGGCACGAAGGCCGCGAGCGTGACCGCCTCATGGCGCGCCGCGAGCTCGGGCTTCACCTGGTCGGCCACGGCCAAGCGCTGGCTCGCGTCCACCGACGGCACCCCGGCGGTCTCGACGTCCGGCAAGCGGCTCGCGGCCACGACCGTGCTCGTGCAGTACGTCGACGAGACCGACTCGGTCTACAAGGACAAGAACGGCTCGGTCACGCCGTACGCGCACACCGTCGGCACCGGCGAGGGGCTGCTCCTGCGCAACGGGAAGGCCTGGAAGGCGCAGTGGTCGCGCTCGGGCGCCACGACGGGCACGCGCTGGACGGTGGGCGGGCAGACCGCCCGGCTCGCCGCGGGGCAGGTGTGGGTGCTGCTGGTGGACAAGGACCGCCCCGTGCGCCTGCGCTGA